Proteins from one Mucilaginibacter jinjuensis genomic window:
- a CDS encoding SDR family oxidoreductase yields the protein MKTQNQNSTLTGKKVIILGGSTGIGLATAQAAAGEGANVIIVSSSQQRINDALKTLPQGSEGYAIDLSHEQNIKDFFDKTGQFDHLIYTAGENLTLTNLNDLQIDDARKFWGLRYWGALAAVKYASPYINAGGSINLTGGIAGARPGAGWGVAASICGAMEGFTRAMAVELAPIRVNQVAPGVTRTNLWNSMSETDREQLYTNVGNALPVKRIGEAEDIAQTFIYMMKQHFATGQVITVDGGAVLI from the coding sequence ATGAAAACACAAAATCAGAATTCAACATTAACAGGTAAAAAGGTAATTATATTGGGTGGCAGTACAGGTATTGGCCTGGCCACAGCACAGGCAGCAGCTGGCGAAGGTGCAAATGTGATTATTGTATCAAGCAGCCAGCAACGTATTAATGATGCATTAAAAACCCTGCCTCAAGGCAGCGAGGGTTACGCCATTGACCTGAGCCACGAGCAAAACATTAAAGATTTCTTCGACAAAACAGGCCAGTTCGATCACCTGATTTATACCGCAGGCGAAAATTTAACGCTCACTAATTTAAACGATTTACAGATTGATGATGCCCGTAAGTTTTGGGGATTACGTTATTGGGGGGCATTAGCCGCTGTAAAATATGCTTCACCATATATTAACGCAGGTGGCTCTATTAACCTAACAGGTGGTATCGCGGGCGCACGTCCGGGTGCAGGCTGGGGCGTTGCAGCCAGTATTTGCGGCGCAATGGAAGGCTTTACCCGCGCTATGGCGGTTGAACTGGCCCCCATTCGTGTAAACCAGGTTGCCCCTGGCGTTACCAGAACCAACCTATGGAACAGCATGAGCGAAACAGACCGCGAGCAGCTTTACACCAATGTAGGTAATGCCCTGCCCGTAAAACGCATTGGCGAGGCCGAAGATATTGCCCAAACTTTCATCTACATGATGAAACAACACTTCGCAACCGGGCAGGTTATTACCGTTGATGGCGGCGCGGTGCTAATTTAA